The sequence below is a genomic window from Glycine max cultivar Williams 82 chromosome 20, Glycine_max_v4.0, whole genome shotgun sequence.
agaaaaatttgggtTTGTCTTTGAAaggttaaatattttatgttatatagAAGTACTAACATTGTGAAAATGGGTCCcatatttttcaagtttatctaaaatctcatatggtgaaattataatattgtatCATACTGATAActtcaataaatttcattataaaaaatatttactttataatatattttgtcattttgtgtGCTGCTAAGTGTCAGATTAAGCTACTACACAGCAAGATTCATTGGTTATAAAAGTTTTATTGATAAGTCAAACTAAAGTGTGTATCTAGTAATATTATAAGCatatagtattatttataatagcaGTAAAAAGATCTTTTCCAGTGGAATCATACCActtgtaaatttgtttattgataGATAAATTATCTACAATAAAGGTTTCTTTTGGTtatctaattttattagtttctataatggtgtttaattgaatataatataatgctTGTTCCTACTCTTTATAAATCATAAGagattacttttattttgaaaaactattcttatttaaattttgattcttatgattttaattgttaattgagTATTAACTTAAGATCATTTAATTTCAGAGATGAGGAGATTTTTGGTTGATAGAGCAAGTATTGAGAATGTGAATGTTGTACAACAAGAAGCCGAATTAGAACCGCCACCTAATGTGGTTAATGAGTTTAACCCAAATGAGATTGTGCGTGATCCAGGTCATAGGAAACAAATTAATGAGTATGCTCCGGATATTCAAGATCAAGTGAGGAGGGCATATATATTGAAGGGTCTAATGCAACCACATTTGCCAAGCTTTTATTTTGAGGTTAATGTTAAAGTTGTTTGGTATCACAAACGAGCTTTCAAATATATTGCAAAGAAAAGATCTTAATATTGTGAATGCCATGGAATTAGTTGATGTTGTCAAAGCTCGGTTGGGCACAATGAGAGAGAGTGgctggaataatttttttgccgATGTCCAAGGATTTTGTGTTGCTAAAAGTATTCTGGTACCAAATATGGATGACGAAATACCAGTTCGGGGTCGTTCAAGAGCAGAAGGGAGGACTATCACTAATCTTCATCATTACCGTGTAGAGATTTTTTATGTTGCTATTGATAAAATATGTGTGGAGATGGATCACCGCTTTAGTGAAGGAAGTAACATTATACTTGATTGCTTCTCATGTCTTGACCCCAAGAACTCTTTCTCCAAGTTTGATGTTGATAAGCTTGCTCGTCTTGCTGATATTTATCATGCAGACTTTTCTGATGATGACCGAGGAACAATTAGGGATCAACTTGAAACTTATGTGCTTCAAGTGAGAAGAAATGCTTCTTTTTCCACTTGTGAAGATGTTCAAAGTTTGGCTATGAAGATGGTTCAAACTGAGAAACATTTGGTATTTCCATTGGTTTATAAACTTATTGAGCTAGCTTTGATATTGCCGGTGTCGACAGCATCCGTTGAAAGAGCTTTTTCAGCAATGAAGATTATCAAGTCTAAATTGCGCAATAAGATCAACGATGTGTGGTTCAATGACTTGATGGTATGTTACACCGAGCGGGAGATATTCAAGTCACttgatgatattgatattattCGAACATTTACCGCAAAGAAGTCTCGGAAAGGACACTTGCCtcgtaattttatttaaccCGCTATTGTAAGATtatgtttatctcttttattttaaactatatttttgttgacaaaatgacgagtctcttttattttgattgattactatttacatattatatacAATGTGAATTtgctatctttaaatttttgcccaggctttataatttttctggCTCCGCCACTGCTTGTAGTTTAATGGCATTTCAAATTAGCATGGTTATTCATATATGTATTGCACCAAATCTTCTTACTAATGGATAAATTTCTTATGTcatgatataatatttattcaacttcCCCATTTAGTCATAGTACTACTTTCCATCTTCTAATTCTATTATCGTTTAATGTCatgcttttgtatttttttttctcataggcatatacatgaataaaaaacaaactacTGTTGACATTAGCATGAATCGTAGTAACTTGTGCTTTACTAAATACATCTTCCTTGGTTACAAGATTGGATTGATCACTAGTTGTTTCCCGCCCATTATTTTATGTAGTTGTGAATTCTTTGCTTCATC
It includes:
- the LOC102667865 gene encoding uncharacterized protein encodes the protein MDHRFSEGSNIILDCFSCLDPKNSFSKFDVDKLARLADIYHADFSDDDRGTIRDQLETYVLQVRRNASFSTCEDVQSLAMKMVQTEKHLVFPLVYKLIELALILPVSTASVERAFSAMKIIKSKLRNKINDVWFNDLMVCYTEREIFKSLDDIDIIRTFTAKKSRKGHLPRNFI